Proteins encoded within one genomic window of Heptranchias perlo isolate sHepPer1 chromosome 35, sHepPer1.hap1, whole genome shotgun sequence:
- the LOC137302256 gene encoding zona pellucida sperm-binding protein 3-like — protein MGDFVVRALFSVLVFVGVVCCSDIWEQFRGQRFPWRSKTHPCAPESPSPCASHFSVSEGRSLSPLQTVMVQCGEQNLLVRVDMDLFGTRHLIKATDLTLGTAGCRPTGIHSQNHTVLFDYGLHECGSRLQMAGDFLVYTTHLNHTPNAHGSVIVRTNGAIIPIECHYFRKGNVSSDPIKPTWIPFSSTKSGEGLLSFSLRLMNDDWLTERTSTVYYLGDLIHIEASVSMTNHMPLKLYIDSCAATLSPDKDSTPRYNIIDYHG, from the exons atgggggattttgtagtgaGAGCTTTGTTCTCGGTGTTGGTGTTCGTTGgagtggtttgttgctctgatatttgggaacagtttagaggccagagatttccatggaggagtaaaacccacccctgtgccccagagagtccctctccctgtgcctcccatttcagtgtgtctgaggggagaagtctgtctccactgcagactgtgatggtgcagtgtggagagcagaacctgctggtgagggtagacatggatttatttggaaccaggcacctgattaaagctactgacctgaccctggggacagcaggttgtcggccaactgggatccactctcagaaccacactgtcctctttgactatgggctccatgaatgtggcagcagattgcag atggctggagatttcctggtctacaccacccatctgaaccacaccccaaatgctcatggatctgtcattgtgagaacGAATGGAGCTatcattcccattgagtgccaTTATTTTAG gaagggcaatgtgagcagtgatcctatcaagcccacctggatcccattcagctcgaccaagtctggagaagggcttctgtcattctcactgcgtcttatgaacg atgactggcttacagagcgcacctcgactgtctactacctgggtgacctcattcacattgaggcctctgtttcaatgaccaaccacatgcccttgaagctctacattgacagctgtgcagctacattgagcccagacaaggattccaccccaagatacaacatcattgactaccatgggtaa